Genomic window (uncultured Fibrobacter sp.):
GCGGTGTGCTGTTGAAGTGCGAGAACCTTTGCGTAGGGTATGGTGACAGTCGGCCCAAACGGGGTGCCGAGCGTCCGCTGTCCCTTTTCGAACCGTTCTCGTTTGAACTGCATGCTGGCGAAGTCGTCGCTTTGATGGGTGTGAACGGCTGCGGGAAAAGTACGCTCCTCAAGACGTTTGCCGGCCTTGTTCCTCAGGTTTCGGGGAATGTGTACTTGGATGGGGTGCCTTTGCAGGCTTGGAACGCCCGCGAGCGGGCCCGTCGTGTCGGACTTGTCCGTATGTCGGGCACGGCACCGGACCGCATGACGGTCCGGGAATTCGTGGGGCTTGGCCGTTCGCCGTATTCCGGTTTTCTGGATGGCCGGACCGCTGAAGATGAAAAAATCGTGGACGACGCAATGCAGGCAACGGATGTGGCCTGCTTTGCGGAACGCCCTTTTACGGAACTGAGTGACGGCGAGCGTAGCCGCGTGTTCTTGGCCGAGGCGGTTGCCCAGCAGGTGAACGTGCTCTTGCTCGACGAGCCGAACGCATTCCTCGATATTCCGAGGAGCCATGCGCTGTTCCGTCTGTTGAAAAAATTTGTCGGAATGCGCGAAATGGGAATTATCGTTTCGACCCATTCTATCGAGTATGCCGAAAAGTATTGCGACCGCATCGCCGTCATTGATGGTGGATGTTTCCGTGTGGCTCCTGCTTCCGAAGCACGGACGCTTGGGCTTTTAGACTGGGCGAGGGACGAATGAAGGCTAGATATGTGATGATTCACTTGGCTTTGCGGGTGATGTGCGTGCTTTTTTCGGGATGGCTGTTGCTCTCTTGCGCCGGAAATGCCCCACGCGAAACGTCTGCGCCTCAAAGCGCTTCTGCTCCGCAGCATTTTTTCTGGAAAGTGTCGGATTCGAATTCTTCGGTGTGGCTCCTAGGGAGTATCCACTTTGCCGATTCCTCGTTCTACCCGCTTGATTCCGTTATCGAGACCGCCTTTGCGAACGCCGAGGAATTGGCCGTCGAAATCGACGTGAGCGATGATTCTGTGAGTAGCGAAATTGCTTCGGAGAGTATGCAGCGTGGGATGATGCCTGCGGGAAAGCGCTTACAAGATATTCTGCCCCCGGAAATGTGGAATTCGATTGACAGCATTTGTTCTGCTTGGGGATTCCCGTCGATGACTTTGCAGGTGATGCGCCCGTGGTTTGCCGCGATGACGCTGAGTGCTTTTGCTATTCAGCGGGCGGGGATTGATCCCACTTTGGGCGTGGACGCTGTATTGCTTGACCGTGCGGCGCATGATGGTAAAGCCATCGTGGGGCTTGAAACGGCGAGCGAACAGATTGGTGCCTTGGCCGACACGACGGATTCCGATTCGGCGGGCATTTTCTATCTCAAGTCTACGTTGCGCGAGGTGTCAGAACTTGATTCGATGGTGGCACGAATTGTGCGTGCCTGGAAAACGGGCGATGACGCGCTGTTGCGTGAGACGATGGAAGGCGAGAAAAAGTACGACGAAGGAACTCGTGAGAAGGAATTCAGTGACAAGCTAGATGAAAAGGTCTACAAGTCCCGCAACGTGAAAATTGCAGAACGCATTGCAGAATTCCTCTCCGAAGACAGGAACGTGTTTGTCGTAGTCGGGGCTGCGCACTTGGTACTTGACGAAGATAATGTCGTAGATTTGTTGCGCCGTCGTGGGCTTAAAGTACAACGTTACTAACGGATATCCTTGACATTCAGGCCGAGTCGGGCTAACCTGTTGTATAGTGCCGTGCGGACCATGCCGAGTTTGTCGGCGGCGAGGCTGATGGAACCGTTACATTCGAGAATTTTTGCCTTGAGGAATTCCTTTTCCTCGTCCATCTGCTTTTTGCGGAACTCGTTGTAGGTATCGGCCGACATGGCGATTCCGCCATTGGTTGTGCCGGGCATATTTGCCGCTGGACCCATGCCTGTATCGATTTGTAAATCGTCGGCGTTCAAAATGCCGGGGGCGGTAAAGCACAGGGTGCGCTGGATGACGTTTTCCAGTTCGCGGATGTTGCCGGGCCAGTCGTGGGATTGCAGCTTTTGCAGGGCTTCGGGCGAGAGGGTGTAGGGTTCGCCTTCGGGTGCGTACTGGCGGATAAAGTAATTGGCTAAGTCCTCGATGTCTTCTTTGCGCTCGCGGAGGGGTGAAAGTTGCATCGGGATGACGTTCAGGCGGTAGAAAAGGTCTTCGCGGAAGCGCTTTTCGCGGATTTCTTCACGGAGGTCGCGGTTGGTGGCCGCAATGATGCGGACATTGATATGGCGCGTCTTGTTTGCGCCGATGGGCCTGATCTCGTGGTTTTGGATGACGCGAAGCAGTTTGACCTGGGCGTGGAGCGGCATGTCCCCGATTTCGTCGAGGAATATGGCTCCGCCGTTCGCTTCTTCGAAAAGGCCGATGCGTTCGTTTTGCGCTCCGGTGAAAGCCCCGCGCGTGTGCCCGAACAGTTCGCTTTCGAAAAGGGCTTCGGGGATGGCGCTGCAGTTCACTGTGACAAACTTGTCGTACACGCAGGCGATGGCGCGCGCGATAAGGTCTTTGCCGACGCCCGATTCGCCTTGGATGAGGACGGAACCTGTGTGCAAAATCGCCCTTTCGACGGTCTTGCGGAGGTTCTGCATGGCCTCGCTTTTACCGACAAGGTGCGACATCCTTTCGCGGAAGGTACGCTTCGCGGTGTAGATTTCCTTGAGGCGCGCAATTTTGCTCATCAGGTGGAGCCGTAGCGCCTCGACAGAAAGGAGAATGTCGTAGAGGTTGTTGGGAATGTCCCTGAACTGGTCCGGATTCTCGGCGTAGGCAAGAATCATCGTATCGGGGTTGCGGCTGCGCAGCTTGGAAAGTGCGCTTTCGCTCTCGTTGGCGAAGGCGTCCAAGTCCCAGATGACAAGCGAGGCGCGGTTGTCGGTATTGGCGGCCTGTGCTATGGGGAAGATGTTCACCGGATAATCCACGGAAGAAAGGACGTCCTGGATAAACGAGGACGTCGCATTTTCTTTCGTGAAAAAGTCGATGGGTAACATCTTTCGCGTTTAGCGGGGCATGTTTTACTTGCCCAGCTCTTTGGAACGTTCGGTCCCGGCGACGACGGCCTTGATGAGCGTGCTGCGGAATGCACCTTCTTCGAGGGCGTTCACGCCTGCAATCGTCGTCCCGGCGGGGGAGCAGACCATGGCGCACAAGTCGCTTGGGCTCTTGCCGGACTGCTTGACGAGCTCGACGCTGCCTTCGATAGTGCCGAGGGCGAGCTTGAGCGCGACATCGCGGGTGAGGCCGGCCTTGACACCACCGCGGGTGAGACCTTCGATGAACTCGAACACATACGCAGGGGCACTACCGGAAAGTCCGGTGACGGCGTCCATCAGGGATTCAGAAACGCGGCAAGTGACGCCCACGGTGCCGAAAATCTTCTCGGCGGTGGAAAGAGTCTTTTCGTTGACGCCGTCAGTGGCGAGAGCCACTGTGCCCCTACCCACGGTGAGCGGGAGGTTCGGCATCACGCGGAGCACCTGGTTCTTTTCGCCCAGGACTTCGAGCAGGTTCTTGCGAGCGACGCCCGCCATGATGCTGATGAATGTCTTTTCGGACTTGAGCGCAGTTGCGGCAGCTTTCCATTCGGCGGAGACTACCTTGAAAATCTGCGGCTTCACGCACAGGAACGTGACATCGGCAGATTCGGCGCCTTCGGCGAAACTGCCGACGCGGATGCAGCCGAGTGCGACGACGGCTTCGGCCGCCTTGTCGCTCGGGTCAAAGAAGAGGATGTCTTTGGGATTGGTGCCGGCATTCAGGAGGCCACGAAGAATTGCTCCTCCCATGTTGCCGGTGCCTGCGAAGAAAATTTTTTCACTCATGGCTTTACCTTACTTGTTCATAGAGTTGAGGAACGTTTCGTTGTCCTCGTAGAGTTTCATCTTGCTGATCATGAAGTCCATGATTTCGGTGGAGGTCATGTCTTGCAGGTAGCGACGGAGAATCCAAACGCGCTGGAGTTCGTCTTCGGTGAGCAGGAGTTCTTCCTTACGCGTACCTGACTTGAAAATATCGATGGCGGGCCAGATGCGCTTTTCGGAAAGGCGGCGGTCCAGCACGAGTTCCATGTTACCGGTACCCTTGAATTCTTCGAAGATCACTTCGTCCATGCGGCTGCCGGTTTCGATAAGTGCCGTGCCCATGATGGTGAGCGAACCGCCGTTCTCGATTTTACGTGCCGCACCGAAGAAGCGCTTGGGGCGCTGCATGGCGTTCGCGTCCACACCGCCAGAAAGAATCTTGCCGGAGTGAGGGATGACAACGTTGTTCGCACGGGCAAAACGCGTGATGGAGTCGAGCAAAATAACCACGTCGTTGCCGTTTTCCACGAGGCGCTTTGCCTTCTCGATGACGATGTCGGCGACGCGGGTATGGTGCTCGGGCGGCTCGTCGAACGTGGAGGCGATGACTTCACCCTTCACGTGGCGGCGCATGTCCGTCACTTCTTCGGGACGTTCGTCAATCAAGAGCACGATAAGCTTGACTTCGGGATGGTTCTGCGTGATGGCGTTCGCGATGTTCTGCAGGAGCACCGTCTTACCGGTACGCGGGGGAGCGAGGATAATGCCGCGCTGGCCCTTGCCGATAGGTGTGAACAAATTCATGACGCGCGTACTGAACTCGTCTTTTTTCCATTCCAGATTGAGCTTCTGGTTCGGGTGGATTGGCGTGAGGTATTCGAATGCGACGCGGCGTTTTGTCTTTTCGGGGGAATCGAAGTTCACCGTGTCGATGCGCATCAGGGCGAAATACTTTTCCTGGTCTCTCGGCTGGCGGACCTGTCCCGTGATAGTGTCGCCCATCTTCAAGTCAAAGCGGCGAATCCAGTTCTGGCTGATGTAGATGTCGTCCGGGCCGGCCTGGTAGTTGTGGTCGGGGTTGCGGAGGAATCCGTAGCCTTCGGGCATGATTTCGAGGACGCCTTCGGCGTAAATCGGAGTGTCTTCGCCGTTGGTGGCGCTGAGGATGCGGTAAATCAGCGCCTGCTTGCGCATCTTCTTGAAGTCGGGGATGTTCAGTTCCATCGCCTGGCGCTGGAGTTCGAACATCGGGAGCCCGCGCAGTTCCTTCCACTTGGCGCGGGAGGCGGCCACCTTCTCGGGGTCGGGAGGCGGCAGCTGCACGGAATCGTCAAGAATATCGTCTTGCGGCAAGAAACGGTTGCGGCGGTTTTTGAACTTGTTGAACTTATTGAATTTGTTGAACTTGTTGTTGCCGTTGTTCCCGTTATTGCCATTATTGTTGTTGAACTGTTGGCGCTGCTGGTTGCCGTCTTGGTTTTGCGGGTTGGCGTTCTGCTGGCCGTTCTCACCGGCCTGTGCCGGAACTCCTTCGGGAGCCTGTGCCGCACCTTCCTGGTTGGGTGCCTTCTGTTCGTTTGTCTCTATTCCGAGTTCGCGGGCCTGCTTGCGTTCGGCAGCTTCGATGGCATCGACAACAGGTGCGTTCTGCGCATGTTCATAAGCGGGCGTGAATTCCTGTTCAAAAACGGGCACTTCTTTTTTCTTGGGAGTGGGGGCTTCTTGCTGGGGCTGTACTTCCTTGCTTTCTGCTTTTTCTGCCTCGACCTGGGCCTTCGGCTTCCTGCCGCGGCGCTTGGGCTGCTGGGCAGCTTCGCCTTCGGGCTTAGGTGCAGTTTCAAGTTCTAAAGCATTGTCTTGTTCTTGAATTTTCTTTGTTCTAGGCACTGTAACGTCCTTCTGTAGATTAGATTAAAAATTTTACGTGGATGAATGATGAAGAATGGAACAACAGCTTGGCTTGCAAGTCAGTGATTTCCGAAAATTTGATTGGAATAAATAAAATGTTCTACATGAGAACTGCCATAAGATACATAAAATTATCGGCTTTGTCATAGAAAAATCCAAAAAAAAGGAAAAAAATTTTTTTTTGTCAATAAATCCGAAGTATTTCACTTTTTTGCGCATTTCGAGCACTTTTGGAATAATTATATTAGTGCCGTGGATTCTTTAGAAAGAGTTTTTGTCGCCCTGGGCAGCAATGTGCCACCTCGATGGGTGAACCTTTTTTCCGGCAGGGACATGCTCCGTCGTATCTCTTCGGGCGGCTGGATGGAAAGCCCTGTGTACGAGACTCCTCCGGTAGGGCCGGCGGGTCAGGGTCCTTATTTCAACCAGGTCGTGAGCTTCATGTATTCCGGGACTCCCAAGCGCTTGCTTAATTACCTCAAGGGCGCAGAAATTTTATTGGGACGCAAGGACCGTGGGCATTGGAATTCTCGCGAAATCGACTTGGACTTGTTGTATTATGGAAAGTTTGTCCAGGCGGGGCGCCCCTGCATCCCGCATCCAGAATTAGACAGAAGGCAGTTTGTCTTGGTTCCCTTGAACGACATCGCTCCGGACTGGGTAGATTCGTTGAGCGGATGTACCGTGAACTCCCTGCTGCAGACTCTCCTCGCACGGGAAGAGAAAATCCCGTTCCGCAAGATAACAGAGGTGGAACCCTAATATGATAAAAGAAAGCGGAATCCATTTTATCGCCATCGAGGGCGTCATCGGGGTAGGGAAGACGACGCTTGCCCAGATTATCGCCCAACGTTGGAACGCAATGTGCATCGAGGAAAACTACGACAAGAATCCGTTCCTTGAAAAGTTTTACGAGAATCCCGAAGCGTACGCATTCCAGACACAACTTTTCTTTTTGCTGGACCGCCACAAACAGTTGCAGAACTCGGCTCTTCAGAGCGACCTTTTCCACGATTTGTTAGTCAGCGATTACACGTACGACAAAGACCAGATTTTTGCTTCGCAGAACCTGTCCGACAGCGAATACGCCATGTACGAAACTATCGCGCGCTCCTTGGATAAGGACATCCCCAAGCCGGACCTCGTGGTCTACCTGCAGGCGAGCGTGCCTATTTTGTTGGAACGCATCCGCAGCCGTGGCCGCGCAATGGAAAAAGCCATCGAAGGGAATTACCTCAAGGATTTGCAGGAACGCTACGACCACCATTTTTGGCACTACACCAGTGCACCAGTCTTAATCATCAACACGGACAACATTGATTTCGTCCATAACGAGAACCATTTGAATTTGATCCTTGACGCAATCAGTGCGTGCCCGACCCAAACGACATATTTTGTACCACAAGGAAGTCTATAATGCTTTTAGTCAAGACGATTGACGAACTTCGCGAACAGTTGAAACCTCTCGCTAGACAAGGAAAAAAGATCGGGCTCGTACCCACGATGGGTGCGCTCCACAACGGGCATGGCGCGCTCATCAAGGCGTCTGCCGCGGAATGTGACGTGACCGTGGTGAGTGTTTTCTTGAACCCGATTCAGTTTGGCAAGAACGAAGACCTCGGAAAGTATCCCGTGCGCCTCGAAGCCGACGTGAAACTTGCCGAGTCCATGGGGGCCGATTACGTGTTCGCTCCGTCTGTTGCCGAAATGTATCCCGATGGTTCGCCGATGACGACGGTCCGCGACGAAAAACTCGAGGAAATGTATTGCGGCGCTTACCGCCCCGGCCATTTCCGTGGCGTGCTTACCGTAGTTTCCAAGTTGTTCAATATTTCGGGCGCGGATGTCGCTTACTTTGGTGAGAAGGATTACCAGCAGGTGTTCATGATCGAGAAGATGGTGCGCGACCTGAATTTCGACATCAAGATTGTGCGCGTTCCCATTGTGCGTGAGGAATCGGGCCTTGCCCTTTCTAGCCGCAACGAATACCTCTCTTCGGACGAGAAGTACAAGGCGCTCGGCATCCACGAAGGGCTCAAGAAGGCAAAGATTGCCTACAGTTCGGGTGAACGCGGCGTTGCTAAGCTCCGTGACCTTGTGTTGAAATCGATTCTCGGCAATCGCGGCATCGTGCAGTACGTGGAAATTGTCGACCGCAGGACGCTCCAGCGCTGCAACGGGCTCCTCCCAGACGATATCCCGGTGACAATCCTTGTCGCTGCGTTCTTCGGAAAGACTCGCTTGATCGACAATATCGAGCTGTAGTTAAAACAGGTTACGGAAAGTCGACTGCAGAAAGTTGACTTCCTGTAGAAAATGGAGTTGGATATGAATAAGAAGTATTGCCTTTGGACTGTGCTGTTATGGGCTGTTCTTCTTTTGGTATCCGCTTGCGGGGACGATGGGACATCTGCAAACAGCGATGTTCTCGGTGACAGTGACGAACTGACAAGTTTGTCGGTCGTATCGAGTAGCGGTAAGGCGAGTCACTCTTCTGTGGCCGACTCGGTCGAGATTCTCCCGGATTCCTCTAGCGACAAAAAAACGGCATCCTCGTCATCCAGCAGTTCTGCGGGAAATGTCAGAAGAAGCTCCAGCTCCAGCAAAAAGGTGGCATCGAGTAGTAGTGTGAAAATTGCATCAAGTAGTTCTGTTCTTGTTCTTGATTCGGCAAGATTATGTACACCGGGCTATATGTATTGTTCTCGTCCGATTGGAGCTGATAGTTTACAAGCTGGAGCTTATAAGAAATTTACGGATAGCCGTAATGGGCGAACGTATTTTTATTTGACGATTAATGGAAAAAATCGCAATGGAGATTCTGCTTCTGTTACGGTAATGGCAGAAAATTTGAATATTGGTGAGATGGTGGACGGATCAAAAGATCAGTCAGATGACAAAGCAATAGAGCGTTATTGCTATGATAACGATACCACAAAATGCGAAAAATATGGGGGCCTGTACCAGTGGGCTGAAATGATGCAGTTACCGAGTCGCTGCAACAAGGAAAGTTGCGCCGAACTAATACAACCGAACCATCAAGGAATCTGCCCGGAGGGCTGGCATCTGTTGACTTCCGATGACTTTTACATTGTCGTAAATACAAATGGAATTGATGATGACTATAGAGCCATGGAACTTCGTGCTGCGGGATACGGAGGGCTTAACGGTAGTGGATTCAGTTTGATTGGAGCAGGCCTTAATTGGGTTTATTCATTCATGGGGTTAGATCAATATACCTATTGGCACTATCCTGAGGAAAATTCGCAAAATTTGGCAGAATGGTCTAACGCTGCATGGCAATCAAGATATACAACAGAAACATATACCGATATTCATGCGGAAAAAATAAATGGTTATTCAGTCCGTTGTACGATGA
Coding sequences:
- the proC gene encoding pyrroline-5-carboxylate reductase, which produces MSEKIFFAGTGNMGGAILRGLLNAGTNPKDILFFDPSDKAAEAVVALGCIRVGSFAEGAESADVTFLCVKPQIFKVVSAEWKAAATALKSEKTFISIMAGVARKNLLEVLGEKNQVLRVMPNLPLTVGRGTVALATDGVNEKTLSTAEKIFGTVGVTCRVSESLMDAVTGLSGSAPAYVFEFIEGLTRGGVKAGLTRDVALKLALGTIEGSVELVKQSGKSPSDLCAMVCSPAGTTIAGVNALEEGAFRSTLIKAVVAGTERSKELGK
- the rho gene encoding transcription termination factor Rho — encoded protein: MRGLPMFELQRQAMELNIPDFKKMRKQALIYRILSATNGEDTPIYAEGVLEIMPEGYGFLRNPDHNYQAGPDDIYISQNWIRRFDLKMGDTITGQVRQPRDQEKYFALMRIDTVNFDSPEKTKRRVAFEYLTPIHPNQKLNLEWKKDEFSTRVMNLFTPIGKGQRGIILAPPRTGKTVLLQNIANAITQNHPEVKLIVLLIDERPEEVTDMRRHVKGEVIASTFDEPPEHHTRVADIVIEKAKRLVENGNDVVILLDSITRFARANNVVIPHSGKILSGGVDANAMQRPKRFFGAARKIENGGSLTIMGTALIETGSRMDEVIFEEFKGTGNMELVLDRRLSEKRIWPAIDIFKSGTRKEELLLTEDELQRVWILRRYLQDMTSTEIMDFMISKMKLYEDNETFLNSMNK
- a CDS encoding sigma-54 dependent transcriptional regulator, whose product is MLPIDFFTKENATSSFIQDVLSSVDYPVNIFPIAQAANTDNRASLVIWDLDAFANESESALSKLRSRNPDTMILAYAENPDQFRDIPNNLYDILLSVEALRLHLMSKIARLKEIYTAKRTFRERMSHLVGKSEAMQNLRKTVERAILHTGSVLIQGESGVGKDLIARAIACVYDKFVTVNCSAIPEALFESELFGHTRGAFTGAQNERIGLFEEANGGAIFLDEIGDMPLHAQVKLLRVIQNHEIRPIGANKTRHINVRIIAATNRDLREEIREKRFREDLFYRLNVIPMQLSPLRERKEDIEDLANYFIRQYAPEGEPYTLSPEALQKLQSHDWPGNIRELENVIQRTLCFTAPGILNADDLQIDTGMGPAANMPGTTNGGIAMSADTYNEFRKKQMDEEKEFLKAKILECNGSISLAADKLGMVRTALYNRLARLGLNVKDIR
- a CDS encoding TraB/GumN family protein — encoded protein: MKARYVMIHLALRVMCVLFSGWLLLSCAGNAPRETSAPQSASAPQHFFWKVSDSNSSVWLLGSIHFADSSFYPLDSVIETAFANAEELAVEIDVSDDSVSSEIASESMQRGMMPAGKRLQDILPPEMWNSIDSICSAWGFPSMTLQVMRPWFAAMTLSAFAIQRAGIDPTLGVDAVLLDRAAHDGKAIVGLETASEQIGALADTTDSDSAGIFYLKSTLREVSELDSMVARIVRAWKTGDDALLRETMEGEKKYDEGTREKEFSDKLDEKVYKSRNVKIAERIAEFLSEDRNVFVVVGAAHLVLDEDNVVDLLRRRGLKVQRY
- a CDS encoding deoxynucleoside kinase, translated to MIKESGIHFIAIEGVIGVGKTTLAQIIAQRWNAMCIEENYDKNPFLEKFYENPEAYAFQTQLFFLLDRHKQLQNSALQSDLFHDLLVSDYTYDKDQIFASQNLSDSEYAMYETIARSLDKDIPKPDLVVYLQASVPILLERIRSRGRAMEKAIEGNYLKDLQERYDHHFWHYTSAPVLIINTDNIDFVHNENHLNLILDAISACPTQTTYFVPQGSL
- a CDS encoding FISUMP domain-containing protein, encoding MNKKYCLWTVLLWAVLLLVSACGDDGTSANSDVLGDSDELTSLSVVSSSGKASHSSVADSVEILPDSSSDKKTASSSSSSSAGNVRRSSSSSKKVASSSSVKIASSSSVLVLDSARLCTPGYMYCSRPIGADSLQAGAYKKFTDSRNGRTYFYLTINGKNRNGDSASVTVMAENLNIGEMVDGSKDQSDDKAIERYCYDNDTTKCEKYGGLYQWAEMMQLPSRCNKESCAELIQPNHQGICPEGWHLLTSDDFYIVVNTNGIDDDYRAMELRAAGYGGLNGSGFSLIGAGLNWVYSFMGLDQYTYWHYPEENSQNLAEWSNAAWQSRYTTETYTDIHAEKINGYSVRCTMNETESAPE
- the panC gene encoding pantoate--beta-alanine ligase, giving the protein MLLVKTIDELREQLKPLARQGKKIGLVPTMGALHNGHGALIKASAAECDVTVVSVFLNPIQFGKNEDLGKYPVRLEADVKLAESMGADYVFAPSVAEMYPDGSPMTTVRDEKLEEMYCGAYRPGHFRGVLTVVSKLFNISGADVAYFGEKDYQQVFMIEKMVRDLNFDIKIVRVPIVREESGLALSSRNEYLSSDEKYKALGIHEGLKKAKIAYSSGERGVAKLRDLVLKSILGNRGIVQYVEIVDRRTLQRCNGLLPDDIPVTILVAAFFGKTRLIDNIEL
- a CDS encoding ABC transporter ATP-binding protein; translated protein: MACGVLLKCENLCVGYGDSRPKRGAERPLSLFEPFSFELHAGEVVALMGVNGCGKSTLLKTFAGLVPQVSGNVYLDGVPLQAWNARERARRVGLVRMSGTAPDRMTVREFVGLGRSPYSGFLDGRTAEDEKIVDDAMQATDVACFAERPFTELSDGERSRVFLAEAVAQQVNVLLLDEPNAFLDIPRSHALFRLLKKFVGMREMGIIVSTHSIEYAEKYCDRIAVIDGGCFRVAPASEARTLGLLDWARDE
- the folK gene encoding 2-amino-4-hydroxy-6-hydroxymethyldihydropteridine diphosphokinase; translated protein: MDSLERVFVALGSNVPPRWVNLFSGRDMLRRISSGGWMESPVYETPPVGPAGQGPYFNQVVSFMYSGTPKRLLNYLKGAEILLGRKDRGHWNSREIDLDLLYYGKFVQAGRPCIPHPELDRRQFVLVPLNDIAPDWVDSLSGCTVNSLLQTLLAREEKIPFRKITEVEP